One part of the Kryptolebias marmoratus isolate JLee-2015 linkage group LG2, ASM164957v2, whole genome shotgun sequence genome encodes these proteins:
- the LOC108248867 gene encoding uncharacterized protein LOC108248867 — MMDAVDRKLTVPKKTKISNLIDKYYESEVQKFRNRLAAARRVSIGIDLWTKTGLTASFLAISSCYFCVEQSKPEHILLALEQVVHPHTAQSIKACVDKCMQEWGIPNQKIITVITDNGSNMVAAFKQTTPEREETTSEDSEDSPMMDSDSEPETEGDLRCHHVDMDIERTPCVVHTLQLVVHMIQKESGVKRVLDKARSVVKLFRKSSIATQRLLDECGLIVVNDCPMRWSSTFNMISRLLKVKDSVCQIANNMGWDSLLPSEWQKLKSLHELLLPFAEHTQTLQSDTMSMSLVVPALFDLLSHLSDFEENTTHRDLVALARKMKGSINQRFAWILDPTDEKFSPLVAAACFVNPRVCETLVDVADENIQELLKQAEEYVIQVTHPHSQHEDQPKDDGEENRRLPEEPEAAPSTSKQPVFRFLSKWHTKSVKRISTSSIRQQIRKYKEELSQPITRDCDTGIDFWLEKSDTFYHSLKPFALDLLAIPASQAFAERVFSVTGDLTRGRRNRARVTLARSAFLKMNRNK; from the exons ATGATGGATGCAGTAGATAGGAAGCTGActgttccaaaaaaaacaaaaataagcaatCTGATAGACAAATATTATGAAAGTGAAGTACAAAAATTTAGAAACAGATTGGCTGCTGCACGGAGAGTCTCTATTGGAATTGACCTGTGGACAAAAACAGGGCTCACTGCATCATTCCTGGCTATAAGCTCCTGCTACTTTTGTGTTGAACAAAGTAAACCAGAACACATATTGTTGGCCCTTGAACAAGTAGTCCACCCACACACTGCACAGTCAATCAAAGCATGTGTGGATAAATGTATGCAAGAATGGGGCATACCAAATCAGAAAATCATCACAGTAATAACAGACAATGGAAGTAACATGGTGGCAGCATTTAAACAAACCACACcagagagagaagaaacaaCCTCTGAGGATTCAGAAGACTCTCCAATGATGGACAGTGACTCCGAACCTGAAACTGAAGGTGACTTGCG GTGTCATCATGTTGACATGGATATTGAACGGACACCGTGTGTGGTGCATACCTTACAGCTTGTTGTCCATATGATACAGAAGGAATCAGGTGTGAAGAGAGTCCTTGATAAAGCAAGGTCAGTGGTAAAGCTCTTTCGCAAGTCTTCCATTGCAACACAAAGGCTATTGGACGAGTGTGGCCTTATTGTTGTAAATGACTGCCCCATGCGCTGGTCAAGCACATTCAACATGATTTCGCGACTCCTCAAAGTGAAAGACTCAGTCTGCCAGATTGCAAACAACATGGGATGGGACAGCTTACTCCCTAGTGAGTGGCAAAAGTTGAAGTCATTGCATGAACTTCTGCTGCCTTTTGCAGAACATACTCAAACCCTTCAAAGTGACACCATGTCCATGTCCCTGGTGGTCCCTGCACTCTTTGATCTGCTCAGCCACCTTTCTGACTTCGAAGAGAACACTACCCATCGAGACCTAGTTGCTCTTGCAAGGAAAATGAAAGGAAGCATTAACCAGCGTTTTGCGTGGATATTGGATCCGACCGATGAAAAGTTCTCACCACTTGTAGCAGCTGCCTGCTTTGTCAACCCTAGAGTGTGTGAAACCCTTGTTGATGTGGCTGATGAAAATATACAGGAACTACTGAAACAGGCAGAGGAGTATGTGATCCAGGTCACACACCCACATTCACAACATGAGGATCAGCCCAAAGATGATGGAGAGGAGAACAGGAGGTTACCAGAGGAACCAGAAGCAGCACCATCCACATCAAAGCAGCCAGTCTTCAGGTTTCTTTCAAAATGGCACACAAAGTCTGTAAAGAGGATCTCCACAAGCAGCATAAGGCAGCAGATCAGAAAGTACAAGGAAGAACTTTCACAACCCATCACACGTGACTGTGACACAGGAATAGACTTTTGGCTGGAAAAAAGTGACACTTTTTATCACAGTCTAAAACCTTTTGCATTAGATTTATTGGCTATACCAGCTTCTCAGGCCTTCGCAGAGAGGGTATTTAGTGTTACAGGTGACCTCACCAGAGGCAGGCGCAATAGAGCAAGGGTAACATTAGCACGAAGTGCTTTCCTTAAAATgaatagaaacaaataa